The window CGCGGCCTGTGCACACCTCGGTACGTGAACTACTTCCCGATCGTTCAGGAGGATGCGGATGACGCCACCCGCACGCGCGTTCTGGCTCAGCAGTCCGGGTGAAGGCGAGATCAGGGAGGTCACCCTTCCGGTCCCGTCCGAGGGCGAGGTGCTCGTCCGCGCCCTGTACTCCGGAGTGAGCCGCGGCACCGAGACGCTCGTCTTCCGCGGCGGCGTCCCCGAGAGCCAGCACGCGGCCATGCGGGCGCCGTTCCAGGAGGGCGACTTCCCGGCGCCCGTGAAGTACGGCTACCTCAGCGTCGGAGAGGTCGAGGAAGGCCCGGCGGACCTCGTCGGCAGCACGGTCTTCTGCCTCTACCCGCATCAGACGCGCTACGTCGTCCCGGCCACCGCCGTGACCCGGGTACCCGCGAATGTGCCCGCCGAACGGGCCGTCCTTGCGGGCACGGTCGAGACCGCGGTCAACGCGCTCTGGGACGCGGCGCCCCTGGTCGGCGACCGGATCGCGGTGGTCGGCGGCGGCATGGTCGGTTGCTCGGTGGCCGCGCTTCTGGCCCGCTTCCCCGGCGTACGGGTCCAGTTGGTGGACGCCGATCCGGCGCGGGCGAAGACCGCCGAGGCGCTGGGCGTCGACTTCGCGCTGCCGCAGGACGCTCGCGGGGAGTGCGACCTCGTCGTGCACGCCAGCGCGACGGAGCAGGGCCTCGCCCGGTCACTCGAACTCCTGACCGCCGAGGGTACGGTCGTCGAACTGAGCTGGTACGGCGACCGGCAGGTCAGCCTCCCGCTCGGCGAGGCCTTCCACTCCCGGCGCCTCACCATCCGCAGCAGCCAGGTCGGCACCGTCTCCCCGTCCGGCCGCGCCGGCCGCACCTACGCCGACCGGCTCGCCCTCGCCCTCGAACTCCTCGCCGACCCGGCGCTCGACGCCCTGGTCACGGGGGAAAGCGCGTTCGAGGAGTTGCCGGAGGTGCTGCCGAGGCTCGCGTCGGGGGAGATTCCGGCCCTGTGCCACCGCGTGCGGTACGGGCAAGAGCGCCTGACCTGAGAAAAGAGTGAGAGACGGCTGAACAACGGGAAGCGAAGAGCCGTACTACTCCACATCCCCGGCAACGATCAGCCGGGGAGCAGACGCGCCGCACCTGGAGGGTCGTCCGTTGTTCAGCATCACCGTCCGCGATCACATCATGATCGCCCACAGCTTCCGCGGCGACGTCTTCGGGCCCGCGCAGCGCCTGCACGGAGCGACGTTCCTGGTGGACGCCATGTTCCGGCGCGAACAGCTGGACGAGGACAACATCGTCGTCGACATCGGACTCGCCACCCAGGAACTGGGCGCCGTCGTAGCCGAGTTGAACTACCGCAACCTCGACAACGAACCCGACTTCGCCGGGATCAACACCTCCACGGAGTTCCTGGCCAAGGTCATCGCCGACCGGCTCGCCGAGCGGGTGCACAAGGGGGCGCTCGGCGAGGGCGCCAAGGGTCTCGCCGGTCTCACGGTCACGCTGCACGAGTCGCATGTCGCCTGGGCGAGTTACGAGCGTGCCCTGTGACCGACCTGACCGCCGCGAGGGAGCCGCAGGGGCGCGCCGGTGTTGAGAGGCCGAGCGCGCGGAGGCCCGAAGGGCTGAGCACGGTCGGCCTCTCAACACCGGCAAAGAGCGTCCCGGAGGCGACCGGGCAATCCAGCCCGGACCGGGCGCGGCTGACCTATGTGCCCGTGCAGCACTCCGCCCTCAAGAACGCCGAGATCGTGCCCATGTCCCTGCGCTCCGTGCACTTCGTCATGCCGGGCGGCGTCGACGACCCGGCCATGCCGAGCGGCGGCAACGCCTATGACCGCAGGGTGAGTCTGGACCTGCCCGGCTTCGGCTGGCAGGTCCACAAGCACGCGGTGGCGGGGGAGTGGCCCCGGCCCGGAGAGGCGGCACGGGCGGAACTCGCGCGTACGCTCCGGGAGTTGCCGGACGACACGGTGGTGCTGCTCGACGGTCTCGTCGCGTGCGGGGTGCCCGAGATCGTCGTACCCGAGGCGGAGCGGCTGCGTCTCGCGGTGCTGGTGCATCTTCCGCTGGGTGACGAGACGGGGCTTTCGGCCGACGTGGCCGCGGAGTTGGACGCTCGGGAGCGTGCGGTGCTGCGGGCGGTTCCGGCCGTGATCGCGACCTCCGACTGGGCCGTCCGCCGC of the Streptomyces sp. NBC_00287 genome contains:
- a CDS encoding zinc-dependent alcohol dehydrogenase → MTPPARAFWLSSPGEGEIREVTLPVPSEGEVLVRALYSGVSRGTETLVFRGGVPESQHAAMRAPFQEGDFPAPVKYGYLSVGEVEEGPADLVGSTVFCLYPHQTRYVVPATAVTRVPANVPAERAVLAGTVETAVNALWDAAPLVGDRIAVVGGGMVGCSVAALLARFPGVRVQLVDADPARAKTAEALGVDFALPQDARGECDLVVHASATEQGLARSLELLTAEGTVVELSWYGDRQVSLPLGEAFHSRRLTIRSSQVGTVSPSGRAGRTYADRLALALELLADPALDALVTGESAFEELPEVLPRLASGEIPALCHRVRYGQERLT
- a CDS encoding 6-pyruvoyl trahydropterin synthase family protein encodes the protein MFSITVRDHIMIAHSFRGDVFGPAQRLHGATFLVDAMFRREQLDEDNIVVDIGLATQELGAVVAELNYRNLDNEPDFAGINTSTEFLAKVIADRLAERVHKGALGEGAKGLAGLTVTLHESHVAWASYERAL